In Mytilus trossulus isolate FHL-02 chromosome 14, PNRI_Mtr1.1.1.hap1, whole genome shotgun sequence, a genomic segment contains:
- the LOC134698009 gene encoding uncharacterized protein LOC134698009, translated as MEKDQGKLKHTLNEDDNSEVYHIYDNQQDDPMYSEKLRLLSKCRKLVGNDRQGRSPLNIAIIGQTGCGKSSFLNTVFASLNTDCWRDIARSGFFKIEGPQLHCTERFRSFSKKDYYRATNDEGILMPTFLDMTGFPDENTKTVLDLLEIIFSGRINENQKLADIEEGVKSISAEAMNYYNKEVSHLPVDRIIVVSTLDPESPLPRYLLSAIF; from the exons ATGGAGAAGGACCAAGGTAAATTGAAACATACTTTAAATGAGGATGATAACAGCGaagtatatcatatatatgatAATCAACAGGATGATCCAATGTATTCAGAGAAATTAAGACTTCTCTCTAAATGCCGGAAACTTGTTGGAAATGATAGACAAGGAAGATCACCATTGAACATTGCTATTATTGGGCAAACTGGCTGCGGAAAGTCGTCGTTTCTTAACACGGTTTTTGCCAGTTTAAATACAGATTGTTGGCGGGATATAGCTAGATCAGGGTTTTTTAAGATAGAAGGTCCTCAACTACATTGCACAGAGCGGTTTAGAAG CTTTTCAAAGAAAGACTATTACCGAGCTACGAATGACGAAGGTATCCTGATGCCGACGTTTTTGGACATGACTGGTTTTCCTGATGAAAATACTAAAACTGTTTTGGACCTGTTGGAGATAATATTTTCTGGTCGAATCAATGAAAATCAGAAACTGGCTGATATCGAGGAAGGAGTCAAGTCCATTTCCGCAGAAGCTATGAACTATTATAATAAAGAGGTCAGCCATTTACCAGTCGATCGAATCATTGTTGTTTCAACACTAGATCCGGAATCGCCACTCCCAAGATACCTTTTATCTGCCATTTTCTGA